The following nucleotide sequence is from Thermodesulfobacteriota bacterium.
ACAGGCCTTGATCAAAGCAAGGCCATCTGCGGGTAATATGCAATTGGGCAGCAGCGTTATGAACATAATAAATTATTTTGTTTATGAAAAGTCTCTTGTCGATGATTTTCACAAAGAGATTCATCACTTACGCGAGAGAATGGAGAAGGAAATAGCAAGGGAAAGTAAGACCAAGTTAAACCTGAAAACTGGTAGGGGTGGTGTTGCAGATATTGAATTTCTCATACAGACGCTTCAGCTAAGGTTCGGAGGTTCGCATCTCGAGGTGAGACGGCAGAATACAGTGGACGCGCTGAACAGCTTAAGATCGTGTGATTTAATCAAAGAAAAGTTTTATCATGTATTGAATGATGGATATTATTTCCTAAAAAGATTAGAGAACTTACTCAGGCTTCTTCATGACAGGTCCATCAGTGAAATTCATGAATCCGATTTCCAAAAACTGGCTGCCGAGATGGAATTAACAGAAAATGGAGATCAATTAAGGAAGACCTATATTCTCAAGACCGAAGAAATAAGAAGCATCTATGATGAGTATTTTCTATCAGAAAACGTTTAATAGATTCTTAAAGATAGGGGCTTAAATTATGGAGTATAAGAGTTGCATATTTATCATGGCTGATGGTGCTAGGGCTGATGTGTTTGAAGATCTCTTAATTAGTGGAAGACTGCCAAACATTGCGAAGTATGTTGTGGAAAAGGGAACACATACCAAGGCGGTTTCTGTGTTTCCGTCTACCACCGGTCCGGCATATGCTCCATTTATCCTGGGAAAATTTCCAGGAAGGTGCAATATTCCTGGGATTAGGTGGTTTGATAGGAAAAGCTATTCAAGCAAGTTGTTCTCTCTTCGTCGTTTTAGGAGTTATGTTGGGATTGGAACTTTTCTGATCAATGGTGATATTTCTACGGACACGCCTACTCTTTTCGAGGTTTTCCCCAATACTATAAGCATTTTGAACGAGCTTAACAGAGGGGTCGGTTTTAATGGTGATAAAACCAAGCTTTTGAAAATTTACTATAAAATGAAAAGCCATTTCACAAACCGGACTGACGAAGTTGACTTAGCTGCTAGAAGGATTCTTATAGATTCTATGGGTGAAAATCCCCAGTTCGCATACGTTGTATTTCTCGGTATTGATACCTACTCACATTCTAATCATCCTTTTCATAAGAAAGTAATAGATTCGTATCTGAGGATCGATGAAACGGTGGGCTCTCTCGGAAGGATATTGGAAAAAGAAGGGAGATTGGAAGAGACGATACTCATCATCGCAAGTGATCATGGGCTTTCCCTCACGCATTCACATTTCGATTCTGTAGAATTTATGAATCGCCTTGGTTATAAGACGTTACATTATCCAAACATTTTCAGATTCTATAGAAACGCCGACGCTGCGAACATGATTTCAGGTAATGCAATGACCCATATCTACGTGAGGAGTCCGAAGGGTTGGGAACAGAGAAGCACGTTTGAAGAACTTGCTGACCTAGTGGACAGTTTTATTGAAAGGCCCGAGGTGGACCTCATAGCTGGGATTGATAATGAGGGTAGGGCAAGGATAAAGAGCCAAAAAGGAGAAGCCGTTTCGTGGTTGGATGAGGAGGGCTTATTGAGGTATGATGTGATCTTCGATGATCCATTTGGATACAAATCTCTACCAAACAGGATGAGCATAGACGAAGCCCTGAAGAGCACATTTAACACTGAATATCCGGATGGGATCCTTCAAATAATTCAACTCCTAGAGTCACCGCGATCGGGGGATTTGCTGGTGAGTGCAAAGCCAGGTTATGATCTAAGGGCAAAGCATGAAAAGCCAGAACACCGGTCTTCGCATGGCTCATTGTCTCGTGAACATATGCATGTTCCACTCGCAGTAAACTTCAAAATCAATAAAGAATATCCAAGAACCGTTGATTTGTATCCAACTATACTTCACCTAATGGGACATCAAATACCAGAAGGGATTGATGGGATTAGCTTAGTAGGTTAACGAAAGAATTGATTGTTCTGGTTCTAAAGAGAGACTCGGTGATGAACAACGCGAGCGCGGCCCATAGAAAATAGAGCCATATCTCTTTAAAGACTTTGACTCGTCGAGACTCGGAATCATTCGGTGAGGAGTAGGATTTCGTGGAGATCTTCTCTAGATTTGATTCAACTGGATCAACATTAACCGCGAAGCTGTAGAGAATGTTGCCTTCGTTTTCGACCTTGTAAATTCCGGGGACAAACGTGTTTGAGAATTTGGTATTTCCTCTATTAATATTGTATTTCTCTCCCAATGGGTTTATTACGGTGACTTCGTCTAAATCATCTCCAATCTCAATCGTAAGTGCATCACCAATTGATATGTTTCTATCGAGAGATTTCTTTGAGACGGGAAGGTCAAAGAATGTCTTAATGATTGGGAGATAAAGAGGGGATAATGAAAGGTTATTCCAACTCAAATCAGCCGTTGAGGCAAACAAAATTACGGCGCCTTTCCCTTCGTCATTCCTTATCACAAAAGGATATTTGTCTGAAGTGCTCATCATAATATGTGAATTTTCCTTAGGGATCAGGGTATACA
It contains:
- a CDS encoding alkaline phosphatase family protein, which encodes MEYKSCIFIMADGARADVFEDLLISGRLPNIAKYVVEKGTHTKAVSVFPSTTGPAYAPFILGKFPGRCNIPGIRWFDRKSYSSKLFSLRRFRSYVGIGTFLINGDISTDTPTLFEVFPNTISILNELNRGVGFNGDKTKLLKIYYKMKSHFTNRTDEVDLAARRILIDSMGENPQFAYVVFLGIDTYSHSNHPFHKKVIDSYLRIDETVGSLGRILEKEGRLEETILIIASDHGLSLTHSHFDSVEFMNRLGYKTLHYPNIFRFYRNADAANMISGNAMTHIYVRSPKGWEQRSTFEELADLVDSFIERPEVDLIAGIDNEGRARIKSQKGEAVSWLDEEGLLRYDVIFDDPFGYKSLPNRMSIDEALKSTFNTEYPDGILQIIQLLESPRSGDLLVSAKPGYDLRAKHEKPEHRSSHGSLSREHMHVPLAVNFKINKEYPRTVDLYPTILHLMGHQIPEGIDGISLVG